From one Streptomyces sp. R41 genomic stretch:
- a CDS encoding pseudouridine synthase, translating into MRSSGSGRNSGRGNPRGTSGGGGARGTGGRGSQPRSGAGRDDKPKREGRPRPEERRYDVGPGASKDGPKSGRGNAARGGAKGGPKQGQQRGGRTEPARSREYETRAEERNRDRYAGKKDIKLPKTFPGAEQEGERLQKVLARAGYGSRRACEELVEQARVEVNGEIVLEQGLRVDPEKDEIKVDGLTVATQSYQFFSLNKPAGVVSTMEDNEGRQCLGDYVTNRETRLFHVGRLDTETEGVILLTNHGELAHRLTHPKYGVKKVYLAHIVGPIPRDLGKRLKDGIQLEDGYAKADHFRVVEQTGKNYLVEVTLHEGRKHIVRRMLAEAGFPVDKLVRVAFGPITLGDQKSGWLRRLSNTEVGMLMAEVGL; encoded by the coding sequence ATGCGAAGCAGTGGCAGTGGCAGGAACAGCGGGCGCGGCAACCCCCGGGGGACCAGTGGGGGCGGCGGCGCCCGGGGGACCGGTGGGCGCGGCTCCCAGCCGAGGAGCGGAGCAGGGCGCGACGACAAGCCGAAGCGCGAGGGCAGGCCCCGCCCCGAGGAGCGCCGCTACGACGTGGGCCCCGGCGCCTCCAAGGACGGCCCGAAGTCCGGGCGCGGCAACGCGGCCCGCGGCGGCGCCAAGGGCGGACCCAAGCAGGGCCAGCAGCGCGGCGGCCGTACGGAGCCCGCGCGCTCCCGCGAGTACGAGACGCGGGCCGAGGAGCGCAACCGGGATCGGTACGCGGGCAAGAAGGACATCAAGCTGCCCAAGACCTTCCCGGGCGCCGAGCAGGAGGGCGAGCGCCTGCAGAAGGTGCTCGCGCGCGCGGGCTACGGTTCCCGGCGCGCCTGCGAGGAGCTGGTCGAACAGGCCCGGGTCGAGGTCAACGGCGAGATCGTCCTGGAGCAGGGTCTGCGCGTCGACCCGGAGAAGGACGAGATCAAGGTCGACGGGCTGACGGTCGCGACGCAGTCGTACCAGTTCTTCTCGCTGAACAAGCCCGCCGGTGTCGTCTCGACCATGGAGGACAACGAGGGCCGTCAGTGCCTCGGCGACTATGTGACGAACCGCGAGACGCGGCTCTTCCACGTCGGCCGGCTCGACACCGAGACCGAGGGCGTCATCCTGCTCACCAACCACGGTGAGCTGGCCCACCGCCTGACCCACCCCAAGTACGGCGTGAAGAAGGTCTACCTCGCGCACATCGTGGGCCCGATCCCGCGTGACCTGGGCAAGCGGCTCAAGGACGGCATCCAGCTGGAGGACGGTTACGCGAAGGCGGACCACTTCCGCGTCGTCGAGCAGACCGGCAAGAACTACCTCGTCGAGGTGACCCTCCACGAGGGCCGCAAGCACATTGTGCGCCGCATGCTCGCCGAGGCCGGCTTCCCGGTCGACAAGCTCGTGCGCGTCGCCTTCGGCCCGATCACCCTGGGCGACCAGAAGTCGGGCTGGCTGCGCCGCCTGTCGAACACCGAGGTCGGCATGCTCATGGCCGAGGTCGGGCTCTAG
- the scpB gene encoding SMC-Scp complex subunit ScpB — protein MSEDTTEIPAGLRTVADLDLKPALEAVLMVVDEPATEEHLAKILERPRRQIADALRELADEYTVQARGFELRLIAGGWRFYTRPEYAAAVERFVLDGQQARLTQAALETLAVVAYRQPVSRSRVSAVRGVNCDGVMRTLLQRGLVEEAGTEPETGAILYTTTNYFLERMGLRGLDELPELAPFLPEADAIEAETLEGVPSFDPDAPDADADDTTTTEL, from the coding sequence GTGAGCGAGGACACCACCGAGATCCCGGCAGGGCTGCGCACCGTCGCCGACCTCGATCTCAAGCCCGCCCTGGAAGCCGTCCTCATGGTCGTGGACGAACCCGCGACCGAGGAGCACCTCGCCAAGATCCTGGAGCGGCCGCGGCGGCAGATCGCGGACGCGCTGCGCGAGCTTGCCGACGAGTACACCGTGCAGGCCCGCGGCTTCGAGCTGCGGCTCATCGCGGGTGGGTGGCGGTTCTACACCCGGCCCGAGTACGCGGCGGCCGTCGAACGCTTCGTCCTGGACGGGCAGCAGGCCCGGCTCACGCAGGCGGCTCTGGAGACCCTCGCGGTCGTCGCGTACCGCCAGCCGGTCAGCCGTTCGAGGGTCTCGGCGGTCCGCGGAGTGAACTGTGACGGTGTGATGCGCACCCTGTTGCAGCGCGGTCTGGTCGAGGAGGCGGGCACGGAACCCGAAACAGGTGCGATCCTGTACACGACGACGAACTACTTCCTGGAGCGAATGGGCCTGCGCGGTCTGGACGAGCTCCCGGAGCTCGCGCCCTTCCTCCCCGAGGCGGACGCGATCGAGGCCGAGACGCTGGAAGGGGTCCCGTCGTTCGATCCGGATGCACCGGATGCAGATGCAGACGACACGACGACGACGGAACTTTGA
- a CDS encoding ScpA family protein: MTSNDAPVSASGSAGRRRALGRGPGAAPLAEPPAEVLPPAEAEPEAAPPAAEPEPPAADSASLVETDSSAADRGASCPPVPPSGTTAHDAGGVAEEPPAAEAVAEPDAVAVPEPEPQPEPEASAEPGDGVFKVRLSNFEGPFDLLLQLISKHKLDVTEVALSKVTDEFMAHIRAMGPDWDLDQTTEFLVVAATLLDLKAARLLPSAEVEDEADLALLEARDLLFARLLQYRAYKQIADIFNARLAEEARRYPRTVGLEAHHAELLPEVVISIGAEGFAKLAVKAMQPKPKPQVYVDHIHAPLVSVQEQAGIVVARLRELGEASFRALVEDTDDTLTVVARFLALLELYREKAVVLDQEEALGDLMVRWTGGDGDEQPTVTDEFDRPPEEFKDDAKKEKA; the protein is encoded by the coding sequence ATGACCTCGAACGACGCCCCTGTCTCCGCTTCCGGCTCCGCCGGGCGTCGGCGTGCGCTCGGGCGGGGGCCTGGGGCTGCGCCCCTGGCTGAGCCTCCGGCTGAGGTCTTGCCCCCTGCGGAGGCGGAGCCTGAGGCTGCTCCGCCTGCCGCGGAGCCCGAGCCGCCTGCGGCGGACAGCGCTTCTCTGGTCGAGACGGATTCTTCGGCTGCAGATCGTGGGGCGTCGTGCCCACCCGTCCCGCCCAGCGGGACGACTGCCCACGACGCCGGCGGAGTGGCCGAGGAACCGCCCGCTGCCGAAGCCGTCGCCGAGCCCGATGCCGTCGCCGTCCCCGAGCCCGAGCCCCAGCCCGAGCCCGAAGCTTCCGCCGAGCCGGGTGACGGTGTCTTCAAAGTGCGGCTCTCGAACTTTGAGGGGCCCTTTGATCTGCTGCTTCAGTTGATCTCGAAGCACAAGCTCGATGTGACCGAAGTCGCGTTGTCGAAGGTGACCGACGAGTTCATGGCGCACATCAGGGCCATGGGGCCGGACTGGGATCTCGACCAGACGACCGAGTTTCTCGTCGTCGCGGCCACGCTGCTCGACCTCAAGGCCGCTCGGCTGCTGCCCTCCGCCGAGGTCGAGGACGAGGCCGACCTCGCGCTGCTGGAGGCGCGGGACCTGCTGTTCGCGCGGCTGCTGCAGTACCGCGCGTACAAGCAGATCGCGGACATCTTCAACGCGCGGCTGGCAGAAGAGGCCCGCCGCTACCCCCGTACCGTCGGGCTCGAAGCCCATCACGCCGAGCTGCTTCCCGAGGTGGTCATCAGCATCGGGGCTGAGGGGTTCGCGAAGCTCGCCGTGAAGGCGATGCAGCCCAAGCCCAAGCCGCAGGTGTACGTCGACCACATCCACGCGCCGCTGGTCAGCGTGCAGGAGCAGGCCGGGATCGTGGTGGCGCGGCTGCGGGAGCTCGGGGAGGCCAGTTTCCGCGCGCTCGTGGAGGACACCGACGACACCCTCACGGTCGTGGCGCGGTTCCTGGCGCTTCTGGAGCTCTACCGGGAGAAGGCCGTCGTGCTCGACCAGGAGGAGGCCCTCGGGGACCTGATGGTGCGCTGGACGGGCGGGGACGGGGACGAGCAGCCGACCGTCACGGACGAGTTCGACCGGCCGCCGGAGGAATTCAAGGACGACGCCAAGAAGGAGAAGGCGTGA
- a CDS encoding ParA family protein: MPARGQSPTGLEAVGSVAVRTFAAQKSPRMTQTAHQSMDGHHVNAMAGNGSGENHTHFADYDELPEGHFYDPDAEYEPDPEYAATLAPDAARQRRERIGPTGRPLPYFPIPGPLTDHGPAKIIAMCNQKGGVGKTTSTINLGAALAEYGRRVLLVDFDPQGALSVGLGVNPMELDLTVYNLLMERGMAADDVLLKTAVPNMDLLPSNIDLSAAEVQLVSEVARESTLQRALKPLMADYDYIVIDCQPSLGLLTVNALTAAHKVIVPLECEFFALRGVALLTETIEKVQERLNPELELDGILATMYDSRTVHSREVLARVVEAFDDHVYHTVIGRTVRFPETTVAGEPITTYASNSVGAAAYRQLAREVLARCHAE, translated from the coding sequence ATGCCGGCGCGGGGCCAGAGCCCCACGGGGCTCGAGGCTGTCGGCTCCGTCGCTGTCCGAACCTTCGCAGCCCAAAAGAGTCCCCGGATGACTCAGACAGCACACCAGAGCATGGATGGCCATCACGTGAACGCCATGGCCGGCAACGGAAGTGGCGAGAACCACACCCACTTCGCCGACTACGACGAACTGCCCGAGGGGCACTTCTACGACCCCGACGCCGAATACGAGCCCGATCCGGAGTACGCGGCCACGCTCGCGCCCGACGCTGCCCGTCAGCGCCGTGAGCGCATCGGCCCGACGGGGCGCCCGCTGCCGTACTTCCCGATCCCGGGCCCGCTGACCGACCACGGCCCCGCGAAGATCATCGCGATGTGCAACCAGAAGGGCGGCGTCGGCAAGACCACGTCGACCATCAACCTGGGTGCCGCGCTCGCGGAATACGGACGCCGGGTCCTGCTCGTCGACTTCGACCCGCAGGGCGCGCTGTCCGTGGGTCTCGGCGTCAACCCCATGGAGCTCGACCTCACCGTCTACAACCTGCTCATGGAGCGGGGCATGGCGGCCGACGACGTACTCCTGAAGACGGCGGTCCCGAACATGGACCTGCTGCCCAGCAACATCGACCTGTCCGCCGCCGAAGTGCAGTTGGTGAGCGAGGTCGCCCGCGAGTCCACGCTGCAGCGCGCCCTGAAGCCGCTGATGGCCGACTACGACTACATCGTGATCGACTGTCAGCCCTCGCTCGGCCTGCTCACCGTCAACGCCCTGACGGCGGCTCACAAGGTGATCGTGCCGCTCGAGTGCGAGTTCTTCGCGCTGCGTGGTGTCGCGCTGCTCACCGAGACCATCGAGAAGGTCCAGGAGCGGCTCAACCCCGAGCTGGAGCTCGACGGCATCCTCGCCACGATGTACGACTCCCGCACGGTGCACAGCCGTGAGGTGCTCGCGCGCGTGGTCGAGGCCTTCGACGATCACGTCTACCACACGGTGATCGGCCGGACCGTCCGCTTCCCGGAGACCACCGTCGCCGGTGAGCCGATCACCACGTACGCCTCCAACTCCGTCGGTGCCGCCGCCTATCGCCAGCTCGCCAGGGAGGTGCTCGCCCGGTGTCACGCCGAGTGA
- the ald gene encoding alanine dehydrogenase, with amino-acid sequence MKVGIPREVKNNEFRVAITPAGVHELVRGGHQVFIEQNAGVGSSITDDEFVSAGAQILPTADEVWATADLLLKVKEPIAEEYHRLRKDQTLFTYLHLAASKECTDALIESGTTAIAYETVELPNRALPLLAPMSEVAGRLAPQVGAYHLMRAAGGRGVLPGGVPGVVPAKAVVIGGGVSGWNAAQIAIGMGFDVTLLDRDINKLREADKIFGTKIKAVMSNSFELEKAVLDADLVIGAVLIPGAKAPKLVTNELVSRMKPGSVLVDIAIDQGGCFEDSRPTTHAEPTFMVHNSVFYCVANMPGAVPNTSTNALTNATLPYIVSLANNGWVEALRRDPALAKGLNTHDGQVVYREVAEAHGLEHVELETLLG; translated from the coding sequence GTGAAGGTCGGTATCCCCCGCGAGGTCAAGAACAACGAGTTCCGGGTGGCCATCACCCCTGCCGGCGTGCACGAGCTGGTGCGAGGCGGCCACCAGGTCTTCATCGAGCAGAACGCCGGCGTCGGCTCCTCGATCACGGACGACGAGTTCGTTTCCGCCGGTGCGCAGATCCTTCCCACCGCCGACGAGGTCTGGGCCACGGCCGACCTGCTGCTGAAGGTCAAGGAGCCCATCGCGGAGGAGTACCACCGCCTCCGCAAGGACCAGACGCTCTTCACCTACCTGCACCTGGCCGCCTCCAAGGAGTGCACGGACGCGCTGATCGAGTCCGGCACCACGGCGATCGCCTACGAGACGGTCGAGCTGCCGAACCGCGCGCTGCCGCTGCTCGCCCCGATGTCCGAGGTCGCGGGCCGTCTGGCCCCGCAGGTCGGCGCGTACCACCTGATGCGCGCGGCCGGCGGCCGGGGCGTCCTGCCGGGTGGTGTCCCGGGCGTGGTCCCGGCGAAGGCCGTCGTCATCGGCGGTGGCGTCTCCGGCTGGAACGCCGCGCAGATCGCCATCGGTATGGGCTTCGACGTGACGCTGCTCGACCGCGACATCAACAAGCTGCGTGAGGCCGACAAGATCTTCGGCACGAAGATCAAGGCCGTCATGTCCAACTCCTTCGAGCTGGAGAAGGCCGTCCTCGACGCCGACCTCGTCATCGGCGCCGTCCTCATCCCGGGTGCCAAGGCCCCGAAGCTGGTCACCAACGAGCTCGTGTCCCGCATGAAGCCGGGAAGTGTCCTTGTCGACATCGCGATCGACCAGGGCGGCTGCTTCGAGGACTCGCGTCCCACCACGCACGCCGAGCCGACCTTCATGGTCCACAACTCGGTCTTCTACTGCGTCGCCAACATGCCGGGCGCTGTGCCGAACACCTCCACCAACGCCCTCACCAACGCCACGCTGCCCTACATCGTGTCGCTGGCCAACAACGGCTGGGTCGAGGCGCTGCGCCGTGACCCCGCGCTCGCCAAGGGTCTCAACACCCATGACGGCCAAGTGGTTTACCGCGAGGTCGCCGAGGCGCACGGCCTGGAGCACGTCGAGCTGGAGACCCTGCTCGGTTAA
- a CDS encoding tetratricopeptide repeat protein, with protein MADQAVDNGGTKVSSKGQRPAAGSAPTEGQFLGRTRELKELRADIERAGLDTLSGRKAPRARVLLIAGKPGSGRTALAEELVRQVAESYPDGVLRARLTEPDGTRVPTERTARELLCALERPTPPGAAADDLSEAVREALATRRVLLLLDDAADAEQVDALLPDTPECLVVAVSGGPLTGIADVRPCTLGGLDTKSALELLDRFTGSVRITVDPLAAEGLVELCAGQPAALVLAGGWLAARPQSAVADLAKNLRSDGEEGTPLARVFRLSYASLPSTAARILRLLSLAPAGLVDPHTASALAGCSVGAARTALDDFAALGLVRAVESPLPQYEVPGCLQPLLRALAETHDRPAELQLARARMLERTVRLLVSCRAITETDSSPAREKLAGMPRALRFPNPRAAADWLRIRQPALLASARLAVADGELDTLARRLMAALVRAMVAHVGTRAAAPELYGIHRLVLDVAERRNLPREKAAALLNLADLDAQTGRTTEALVRYRAALDAGREANDPYATGRAMESVGGAHQELGDYDRAADWYGRALAQRLARDERVDAARLYGRIATAHTYAGRYGEALRNWRAAVSGHRKNGDVAAQARALSELARVQEYAGRPEESLRTCQEAVEWARRADDVRLQAALQLRLADTLDRLGDPAAARLHRSAAERMLGDELPETASAREQGANACEIRSTSAED; from the coding sequence GTGGCGGATCAGGCGGTGGACAACGGCGGCACGAAGGTGTCGTCCAAGGGGCAGCGCCCGGCTGCCGGGTCCGCTCCTACGGAGGGTCAGTTCCTCGGCCGTACAAGAGAGTTGAAGGAACTCCGGGCCGACATCGAGCGCGCGGGCCTGGACACCCTCTCCGGCAGGAAGGCGCCACGCGCGCGCGTGCTGCTCATCGCGGGCAAGCCCGGCTCGGGCCGCACCGCGCTCGCCGAGGAGCTCGTACGGCAGGTCGCCGAGAGTTACCCCGACGGTGTGCTGCGCGCCCGGCTCACCGAGCCCGACGGCACCCGGGTGCCCACCGAACGCACCGCTCGGGAGCTCCTCTGCGCCCTGGAGCGGCCCACACCGCCCGGGGCCGCCGCCGACGACCTGAGCGAGGCGGTGCGCGAGGCCCTCGCCACCCGTCGCGTACTGCTCCTGCTCGACGACGCGGCCGACGCCGAGCAGGTCGACGCGCTGCTGCCCGACACCCCGGAATGCCTGGTCGTCGCCGTCTCCGGCGGACCGCTCACCGGCATCGCGGATGTCCGCCCCTGCACCCTGGGCGGTCTGGACACCAAGTCCGCCCTGGAACTCCTCGACCGCTTCACCGGCTCGGTGCGCATCACCGTCGACCCGCTCGCCGCCGAGGGCCTGGTGGAACTGTGCGCGGGCCAGCCCGCCGCCCTGGTGCTCGCGGGCGGCTGGCTCGCGGCCCGCCCGCAGTCGGCCGTCGCCGACCTCGCCAAGAATCTGCGCAGCGACGGTGAGGAGGGCACCCCGCTGGCCCGCGTCTTCCGGCTCAGCTACGCCTCACTGCCGAGCACCGCCGCGCGGATACTGCGACTGCTCTCGCTGGCCCCCGCCGGCCTCGTCGACCCGCACACCGCGTCCGCGCTGGCCGGCTGCTCGGTGGGCGCCGCCCGCACCGCACTGGACGACTTCGCCGCGCTCGGCCTGGTCAGGGCGGTCGAGTCGCCGCTGCCCCAGTACGAGGTGCCCGGCTGTCTGCAGCCGCTGCTGCGCGCGCTCGCCGAGACTCACGACCGCCCGGCCGAGCTGCAGCTGGCCCGCGCCCGGATGCTCGAGCGGACCGTACGGCTGCTGGTGTCCTGCCGCGCGATCACCGAGACCGACAGTTCGCCCGCCCGCGAGAAGCTCGCCGGAATGCCTCGCGCCCTGCGTTTCCCCAATCCCCGGGCCGCCGCCGACTGGCTGCGCATCCGGCAGCCCGCGCTGCTGGCCTCCGCCCGGCTCGCGGTCGCCGACGGAGAGCTGGACACGCTGGCCCGCCGCCTCATGGCCGCGCTGGTGAGGGCGATGGTCGCGCACGTCGGTACGCGGGCGGCGGCGCCCGAGCTGTACGGCATCCACCGGCTCGTCCTGGACGTCGCCGAGCGACGGAACCTGCCGCGCGAGAAGGCCGCGGCCCTGCTGAACCTCGCCGACCTGGACGCGCAGACCGGCCGTACGACCGAGGCGCTGGTCCGCTACCGGGCCGCCCTGGACGCCGGGCGCGAAGCGAATGACCCGTATGCGACCGGCCGCGCGATGGAATCCGTAGGCGGCGCCCACCAGGAGCTGGGGGACTACGACCGGGCCGCCGACTGGTACGGAAGAGCGCTCGCCCAGCGCCTCGCCCGCGACGAGCGCGTGGACGCGGCCCGGCTGTACGGCCGGATCGCCACGGCGCACACCTACGCGGGCCGCTACGGCGAGGCGCTGCGCAACTGGCGCGCCGCCGTCAGCGGTCACCGCAAGAACGGTGATGTGGCCGCCCAGGCCCGGGCGTTGAGCGAGCTGGCGCGGGTCCAGGAGTACGCGGGGCGGCCCGAGGAGTCGCTGCGCACCTGCCAGGAGGCGGTCGAGTGGGCGCGCCGCGCCGACGACGTACGGCTGCAGGCCGCGCTGCAGCTCAGGCTGGCCGACACCCTGGACCGGCTCGGCGACCCCGCGGCCGCCCGGCTGCACCGCAGCGCGGCCGAGCGAATGCTGGGTGATGAGCTCCCGGAGACTGCTTCGGCCAGGGAACAAGGCGCTAACGCCTGCGAAATCCGCAGTACATCCGCGGAAGATTGA
- a CDS encoding NUDIX domain-containing protein — translation MTLKDTAEEWEVRATETPFKGNKTSVRTDDVVMPDGSVARRDYQVHPGSVAVLALDDEGRVLVIRQYRHPVRHKLWEIPAGLLDIPGENPLHAAQRELYEEAHVKAEDWRVLTDVYTTPGGCDEAVRIFLARDLSEAEGQRFEVEDEEADMELARVSVDELVRGVLAGDLHNNCLVVGVLSLVAARHGDGLDALRQAEAPWPARPFEV, via the coding sequence ATGACGCTCAAGGACACCGCCGAGGAGTGGGAGGTCCGGGCGACCGAGACCCCCTTCAAGGGCAACAAGACCTCGGTGCGCACCGACGACGTGGTCATGCCCGACGGATCGGTCGCCCGCCGCGACTACCAGGTCCACCCCGGCTCCGTGGCCGTCCTCGCCCTCGACGACGAGGGCCGTGTGCTGGTCATCCGCCAGTACCGCCACCCCGTACGACACAAGCTCTGGGAGATCCCCGCGGGCCTGCTCGACATCCCGGGCGAGAACCCGCTGCACGCCGCCCAGCGCGAGCTCTACGAAGAGGCGCACGTCAAGGCCGAGGACTGGCGCGTGCTCACCGACGTCTACACGACGCCCGGCGGCTGCGACGAGGCCGTGCGCATCTTCCTCGCCCGCGACCTCTCCGAAGCCGAGGGGCAGCGCTTCGAGGTCGAGGACGAAGAGGCCGACATGGAGCTGGCCCGGGTCTCCGTCGACGAGCTCGTACGGGGCGTGCTCGCTGGTGACCTGCACAACAACTGCCTCGTCGTCGGTGTCCTTTCCCTGGTCGCCGCGCGGCACGGCGACGGCCTCGACGCGCTGCGCCAGGCGGAGGCGCCGTGGCCCGCGCGGCCCTTCGAGGTCTGA
- a CDS encoding CTP synthase, producing the protein MPPAAFRNSTATTTKHIFVTGGVASSLGKGLTASSLGALLKARGLRVTMQKLDPYLNVDPGTMNPFQHGEVFVTNDGAETDLDIGHYERFLDVDLDGSANVTTGQVYSTVIAKERRGEYLGDTVQVIPHITNEIKHRIRRMATDDVDVVITEVGGTVGDIESLPFLETVRQVRHEVGRDNVFVVHISLLPYIGPSGELKTKPTQHSVAALRNIGIQPDAIVLRADREVPTAIKRKISLMCDVDEAAVVAAIDAKSIYDIPKVLHTEGLDAYVVRKLDLPFRDVDWTTWDDLLDRVHNPIHEINLALVGKYIDLPDAYLSVTEALRAGGFANKARVKIKWVTSDDCKTPAGAAGQLGDVDAICIPGGFGDRGVSGKVGAIQYARENKIPLLGLCLGLQCIVIEAARNLADIPDANSTEFDSATAHPVISTMAEQLDIVAGEGDMGGTMRLGMYPAKLADGSIVREVYDGKEYVEERHRHRYEVNNAYRAELEKKAALQFSGTSPDGKLVEYVEYPRDVHPYLVATQAHPELRSRPTRPHPLFAGLVKAAVERKTGK; encoded by the coding sequence ATGCCGCCCGCTGCTTTTCGAAACAGCACAGCCACGACGACCAAGCACATCTTCGTCACCGGGGGTGTCGCCTCCTCCCTCGGCAAGGGCCTGACCGCCTCCAGCCTGGGCGCGCTGCTCAAGGCGCGGGGTCTGCGGGTCACGATGCAGAAGCTCGACCCCTACCTGAACGTCGACCCGGGCACCATGAACCCGTTCCAGCACGGTGAGGTGTTCGTCACCAACGACGGCGCCGAGACCGACCTGGACATCGGTCACTACGAGCGCTTCCTCGACGTGGACCTGGACGGCTCGGCCAATGTCACCACCGGCCAGGTGTACTCGACGGTCATCGCCAAGGAGCGGCGCGGCGAGTACCTGGGCGACACCGTGCAGGTCATCCCGCACATCACCAACGAGATCAAGCACCGCATCCGCCGCATGGCCACCGACGACGTCGACGTCGTCATCACCGAGGTCGGCGGCACGGTCGGCGACATCGAGTCCCTGCCGTTCCTGGAGACGGTCCGCCAGGTCCGTCACGAGGTCGGCCGCGACAACGTGTTCGTCGTGCACATCTCGCTCCTCCCGTACATCGGCCCGTCCGGGGAGCTGAAGACGAAGCCGACGCAGCACTCGGTTGCGGCGCTGCGCAACATCGGTATTCAGCCGGACGCGATCGTGCTGCGCGCCGACCGCGAGGTGCCCACGGCGATCAAGCGCAAGATCTCGCTGATGTGCGACGTCGACGAGGCGGCCGTGGTCGCGGCCATCGACGCCAAGTCGATCTACGACATCCCGAAGGTCCTGCACACCGAGGGTCTCGACGCGTACGTCGTGCGCAAGCTGGACCTGCCCTTCCGTGACGTGGACTGGACGACCTGGGACGACCTGCTCGACCGCGTCCACAACCCGATCCACGAGATCAACCTGGCGCTCGTCGGCAAGTACATCGACCTGCCCGACGCCTACCTGTCCGTGACCGAGGCCCTGCGCGCCGGCGGCTTCGCCAACAAGGCCCGCGTGAAGATCAAGTGGGTCACCTCGGACGACTGCAAGACCCCGGCGGGTGCCGCGGGGCAGCTGGGCGACGTCGACGCGATCTGCATCCCCGGCGGCTTCGGCGACCGCGGCGTCTCCGGCAAGGTCGGCGCGATCCAGTACGCCCGCGAGAACAAGATCCCGCTGCTCGGACTCTGTCTCGGCCTGCAGTGCATCGTGATCGAGGCCGCGCGCAACCTGGCCGATATCCCGGACGCCAACTCCACCGAGTTCGACTCCGCCACCGCCCACCCGGTCATCTCCACCATGGCCGAGCAGCTCGACATCGTGGCGGGCGAGGGCGACATGGGCGGCACGATGCGCCTTGGTATGTATCCGGCCAAGCTCGCCGACGGTTCGATCGTGCGCGAGGTGTACGACGGCAAGGAGTACGTCGAGGAGCGCCACCGTCACCGCTACGAGGTGAACAACGCCTACCGTGCCGAACTGGAGAAGAAGGCCGCTCTGCAGTTCTCCGGCACCTCCCCGGACGGCAAGCTCGTCGAGTACGTCGAGTACCCGCGTGACGTCCACCCCTACCTGGTCGCGACCCAGGCGCACCCCGAGCTGCGCTCCCGCCCGACCCGCCCGCACCCGCTCTTCGCCGGCCTGGTCAAGGCCGCGGTGGAGCGCAAGACGGGCAAGTAA